A window of Salmo trutta chromosome 5, fSalTru1.1, whole genome shotgun sequence contains these coding sequences:
- the LOC115194321 gene encoding uncharacterized protein LOC115194321, whose translation MMIIYCTIFLVYANLGCALNKDVIQPDSVIVTQLGRSVSVNCFCRSNLIRVSWYKQTVGQKPLLMASSYYGTENTFYFNNFTEDFTETKHLSVKRGFDSCNLTISKTESGDSATYYCVSLSAGEATFGEGTVLIVKDSGSNCMSLLQTPVSESVQPGDSVTLNCTINTETCAGEHSVYWYRHGSGKSHPGIIYTHGDRNDQCEKSPEAGSPTQSCVYNFPKRNLSLSDAGTYYCAVASCGEILFGNGTKLEMDYGCNEDHLLLVYCLGVALALCVILIIVLGCVLYKMTKKTSLLSRGKHPQPSGPTIRSSHHQDQEDNDTLTSVHYAALNVIHKKPKTRRQKSAMERDTVYSGVRCQNTD comes from the exons ATGATGATTATATATTGCACAATCTTTTTGGTTTACGCCAATTTGG GTTGTGCACTTAACAAGGATGTAATCCAACCAGACTCTGTGATAGTTACACAACTGGGACGAAGTGTATCAGTAAATTGCTTTTGTCGATCTAATTTGATCAGAGTCTCTTGGTACAAGCAAACTGTTGGACAGAAGCCTCTTCTCATGGCATCATCATATTATGGGACTGAAAATACTTTTTATTTCAACAACTTTACAGAGGACTTTACTGAGACTAAACATTTGAGTGTGAAGAGAGGATTTGACAGCTGTAACCTGACCATCTCCAAGACAGAGTCAGGGGACTCAGCTACATACTACTGTGTTAGTTTGTCAGCGGGGGAAGCCACATTTGGAGAAGGAACTGTTTTAATTGTCAAAG ATTCAGGGTCCAACTGCATGTCTCTGCTCCAGACGCCTGTGTCTGAGTCAGTCCAGCCAGGAGACTCTGTAACTCTGAACTGTACAATAAACACTGAGACCTGTGCAGGAGAACACAGTGTCTATTGGTACAGACATGGCTCAGGAAAATCTCATCCAGGAATCATTTACACCCATGGAGACAGGAATGATCAGTGTGAGAAGAGCCCTGAAGCTGGGTCTCCTACACAGAGCTGTGTCTACAACTTCCCCAAGAGGAACCTCAGCCTCTCTGATGCTGGGACTTACTACTGTGCTGTGGCCTCATGTGGGGAAATACTATTTGGGAACGGGACCAAGCTGGAAATGGACT ATGGTTGTAATGAGGACCATCTTCTCTTGGTGTACTGTCTGGGTGTAGCGTTGGCTCTTTGTGTCATCCTCATCATTGTCCTTGGTTGTGTTTTGTATAAGATGACCAAGAAAACCTCTCTGCTGTCAAGAG GAAAGCATCCTCAGCCAAGTGGTCCGACAATCCGCAGTTCGCATCACCAG GATCAAGAAGATAATGACACACTCACGTCGGTCCATTACGCTGCTCTGAATGTCATCCACAAGAAGCCAAAGACCCGGAGACAGAAGAGCGCCATGGAGAGAGACACTGTGTACTCTGGGGTGAGGTGCCAAAACACGGACTGA
- the LOC115194315 gene encoding uncharacterized protein LOC115194315 isoform X2: protein MSKLCLIISLLFRAVLSIGIITQSDLLKTFIDGDTVDLKCFISGTGGDYYNWFKLTVGQAPAMIVSLYLNSKDPTLYGEFDNNPRFSAEKNGDSFVLTISNAKPSDVGMYYCAARDYDGMIFGNGIFLIHKGAGSRNQHLTQQSVSESVQPGDSVTLNCTIHTGTCAGEHSVYWFRHGSGESRPGIIYTHGDKSDQCKKSPEAGSPTQSCVYNLPKRNLSISDAGTYYCAVASCGEILFGNGTKLEIKDNYGDPILLVYCLSSALGLSFILIIFLGYIMYKMNKGKCLQCRGPISQKRGPAVSYSDTGAQDADSLHYVALNLSNNKNRSRRQRINMEEETVYSGIRQ, encoded by the exons ATGTCAAAACTGTGTCTCATAATCTCTCTTTTGTTTAGAGCAG tGTTGTCCATTGGTATCATTACTCAGTCTGATCTTTTGAAGACTTTCATCGACGGAGACACTGTTGATTTGAAATGCTTCATCTCTGGGACTGGCGGAGACTACTACAACTGGTTCAAATTAACAGTAGGACAAGCTCCAGCGATGATAGTATCTCTTTACCTTAACTCAAAAGATCCAACGCTCTACGGGGAGTTTGACAACAACCCTCGGttttctgcagagaagaacggagACAGTTTTGTGCTGACCATTTCAAATGCCAAGCCATCGGATGTGGGGATGTATTACTGTGCTGCACGTGATTATGATGGCATGATCTTTGGAAATGGTATATTTCTGATACATAAAG GTGCAGGGTCCAGGAACCAGCATCTTACTCAGCAGTCTGTGTCTGAGTCAGTCCAGCCAGGAGACTCTGTGACTCTGAACTGTACAATACACACTGGGACCTGTGCAGGAGAACACAGCGTCTACTGGTTTAGACATGGCTCAGGAGAATCCCGTCCAGGAATAATTTACACCCATGGAGACAAGAGTGATCAGTGTAAGAAGAGCCCTGAGGCTGGGTCTCCTACACAGAGTTGTGTCTACAACCTCCCCAAGAGGAACCTCAGCATCTCTGATGCTGGGACTTACTACTGTGCTGTGGCCTCATGTGGGGAGATACTGTTTGGAAACGGGACCAAGCTggagatcaaag ACAATTACGGAGACCCTATTCTCTTGGTTTACTGCCTGAGCTCAGCATTGGGTCTCTCGTTTATCCTGATCATTTTCCTTGGTTACATCATGTACAAGATGAACAAGGGAAAGTGTCTGCAGTGCAGAG GACCCATCTCTCAGAAAAGAGGTCCAGCAGTTTCTTATTCAGATACAGGG GCCCAAGATGCAGACAGTCTCCATTATGTAGCTCTGAATCTGAGCAACAACAAGAACAGGTCTAGAAGACAGAGAATCAACATGGAGGAAGAGACAGTGTACTCTGGGATCAGACAGTAG
- the LOC115194315 gene encoding uncharacterized protein LOC115194315 isoform X1, whose translation MSKLCLIISLLFRAVLSIGIITQSDLLKTFIDGDTVDLKCFISGTGGDYYNWFKLTVGQAPAMIVSLYLNSKDPTLYGEFDNNPRFSAEKNGDSFVLTISNAKPSDVGMYYCAARDYDGMIFGNGIFLIHKGAGSRNQHLTQQSVSESVQPGDSVTLNCTIHTGTCAGEHSVYWFRHGSGESRPGIIYTHGDKSDQCKKSPEAGSPTQSCVYNLPKRNLSISDAGTYYCAVASCGEILFGNGTKLEIKDNYGDPILLVYCLSSALGLSFILIIFLGYIMYKMNKGKCLQCRGPISQKRGPAVSYSDTGAQDADSLHYVALNLSNKTNRSRRQRSNMEEETVYSGIRQ comes from the exons ATGTCAAAACTGTGTCTCATAATCTCTCTTTTGTTTAGAGCAG tGTTGTCCATTGGTATCATTACTCAGTCTGATCTTTTGAAGACTTTCATCGACGGAGACACTGTTGATTTGAAATGCTTCATCTCTGGGACTGGCGGAGACTACTACAACTGGTTCAAATTAACAGTAGGACAAGCTCCAGCGATGATAGTATCTCTTTACCTTAACTCAAAAGATCCAACGCTCTACGGGGAGTTTGACAACAACCCTCGGttttctgcagagaagaacggagACAGTTTTGTGCTGACCATTTCAAATGCCAAGCCATCGGATGTGGGGATGTATTACTGTGCTGCACGTGATTATGATGGCATGATCTTTGGAAATGGTATATTTCTGATACATAAAG GTGCAGGGTCCAGGAACCAGCATCTTACTCAGCAGTCTGTGTCTGAGTCAGTCCAGCCAGGAGACTCTGTGACTCTGAACTGTACAATACACACTGGGACCTGTGCAGGAGAACACAGCGTCTACTGGTTTAGACATGGCTCAGGAGAATCCCGTCCAGGAATAATTTACACCCATGGAGACAAGAGTGATCAGTGTAAGAAGAGCCCTGAGGCTGGGTCTCCTACACAGAGTTGTGTCTACAACCTCCCCAAGAGGAACCTCAGCATCTCTGATGCTGGGACTTACTACTGTGCTGTGGCCTCATGTGGGGAGATACTGTTTGGAAACGGGACCAAGCTggagatcaaag ACAATTACGGAGACCCTATTCTCTTGGTTTACTGCCTGAGCTCAGCATTGGGTCTCTCGTTTATCCTGATCATTTTCCTTGGTTACATCATGTACAAGATGAACAAGGGAAAGTGTCTGCAGTGCAGAG GACCCATCTCTCAGAAAAGAGGTCCAGCAGTTTCTTATTCAGATACAGGG GCCCAAGATGCAGACAGTCTCCACTATGTAGCTCTGAATCTGAGCAACAAGACGAACAGGTCTAGAAGACAGAGAAGCAACATGGAGGAAGAGACGGTGTACTCTGGGATCAGACAGTAG
- the LOC115194947 gene encoding uncharacterized protein LOC115194947, translating into MPSGVGPVTFESALSLGAVIQSDVLKTFLPGDRVNLECLMSEQDGNYYNWIKIIIEQAPVLMLSLYFHSNTATFFGEFINSTRFTETKSGTRFVLTISDARPSDMGMYYCAARDYDAMIFRKGVFLMHGGADSKNHDLTQQSVSESVQPGDSVTPNCTIHTEACVGKHSIYWFRHGSGESRPGIIYTYGDWSDQCEKSPEAGSPTQSCVYNLPKRNLSLSDAGTCYCAVASCGGILFGNGTKLDIDQSGKEEHIPLVYCLRLSVNWITVLDQEDDDTLTSVHYAALNVIHKKPKTRRQRSTMETDTVFSGVRCQNMD; encoded by the exons ATGCCATCAGGTGTAGGTCCGGTTACGTTTGAGAGTG CTTTGTCGCTTGGTGCCGTGATTCAATCTGATGTCCTGAAGACTTTCCTGCCTGGAGACAGAGTTAATTTGGAATGCCTCATGTCAGAACAAGATGGCAACTACTACAACTGGATCAAGATAATAATAGAACAAGCCCCAGTATTAATGCTGTCTCTTTACTTTCACTCCAACACTGCAACGTTCTTTGGAGAGTTTATCAACAGCACCAGGTTTACGGAAACGAAGAGTGGAACCAGATTTGTGCTGACTATTTCAGATGCTAGACCATCAGATATGGGGATGTATTACTGTGCTGCACGCGATTATGATGCCATGATCTTCAGGAAGGGTGTGTTTCTGATGCATGGGG GTGCAGATTCCAAGAACCATGACCTTACTCAGCAGTCTGTGTCTGAGTCTGTTCAGCCAGGAGACTCTGTGACTCCGAACTGCACAATACACACTGAGGCCTGTGTAGGAAAACACAGTATCTATTGGTTCAGACATGGCTCGGGAGAATCCCGTCCAGGAATAATTTATACCTATGGAGACTGGAGTGATCAGTGTGAGAAGAGCCCTGAGGCTGGGTCTCCTACACAGAGCTGTGTCTACAACCTCCCCAAGAGGAACCTCAGCCTCTCTGATGCTGGGACATGCTACTGTGCTGTGGCCTCATGTGGGGGAATACTGTTTGGGAACGGGACTAAGCTGGACATTGACC AAAGTGGCAAGGAAGAACATATTCCGTTGGTGTACTGCCTGCGTCTCTCTGTCAACTGGATAACTGTCCTT GATCAAGAAGACGATGACACACTCACATCGGTCCATTACGCTGCTCTGAATGTCATCCACAAGAAGCCAAAGACCCGGAGACAGAGGAGCACCATGGAGACAGACACTGTGTTCTCTGGGGTGAGGTGCCAAAACATGGACTGA